AAGTCAGTTCGGATTAAGGCAATTTTATCGTTATTTCTAAGAAACCATAAGGTTTTCTGACTGCGAGTTGGGATGCTTTCAGCTTATCCAAAACTCAGGTTAACAAATAGTAACAGATACCTTAAGGGGGGACAATAACTCTAAAAACCTTATAGGTAGCAGGTAGCAGGTGTTAGGTTTTGTCTCCACTAATATTTATCATTATCTCTATTTACTCAATGGTTCAAATAATAGGCAAAACTATTGGATTATCAACATTTTGAGATAATATGTCTGGCTATTTATTTCGTAAATACAAAACACTATTCATGTATTTAAAACCTGCAACCTGAAACCTGAAACCTAAAACCTACCCTCACTGCAGTTTCATTGTCTCCCCGTCAGAACAGATACAGGAGTTTTTAAGTATTAATTAATCAATTATTAATAAAAAACGCTCCCCCCTACTGTGGGAGAGGGGTTGGGGGTTAGGGCAAGATAATTTTACCCAGACTTTGAAAAAACCTTGGGGATAAAGGGGGGTTTGCCCCTTGCCCTTTGCTCATTACCCCTAAAATAAACTTATGAATCAGCAATTTTGTTAACTTTAGAAAGTATAAATAGACTGCCGTCACCTCCTCTACCAATACGCATTGATTCGTCAATATAAGTGACTTTTAAACTAGGTATTCGCCCTTGAGGATTTCTGGCGTTAAATACTTTGACAGGTTCAAAAATGGGGGTTTTTATATTAACTATTTTTTGAATAGCTAAAAAACGCTTATCAAAATTAACGTTAATAGTATCTTGGGGAAGCAAATCACCATCTTTAATTTGAGGGGAAAAAGTAGCGGTAACTTTTACATAACCTTTAACCAAACCAGAGGAATGTTCCACAAAAGCCACGTTAAAAAAAGATGTTTTTTGGGTATCAATTATTTGATAAACTTGCCTCAACTTTAAACCTAAAGGTAATTTATTTAAAGACCTTATTTCCCTTGCAGTTGAATAATTTAATTGCCAAATTCCATCTAATAAATTTACGCCATAAACTAATGGTTTAGGAAAAGGATTAAGGGCTTCTAAATTAAGTGTTATTTTCTCTATTTTAAGGCTATCGTCTCCGGAAATCAGGGTATCAGTAATCGGATATTGAGGATTAATATTGAGAGTTTGAGCGACTTTACTAATACTGTCTAATAATTCTTGCTTCAGAAGTAATCTACTATTCAAAGTAACCTCTTGCTTTTTGATAAAACTAACGGATGATAAGCGTCAGATAACTTTTGTTTGGAAGAGTTTGTAATCTCTTCATTCCTCATTCCCCATTGAAATAGGCTAGTCAGTTAAGTAAAGTAGTCTTT
This is a stretch of genomic DNA from Cyanobacterium aponinum PCC 10605. It encodes these proteins:
- a CDS encoding PAP/fibrillin family protein; the protein is MNSRLLLKQELLDSISKVAQTLNINPQYPITDTLISGDDSLKIEKITLNLEALNPFPKPLVYGVNLLDGIWQLNYSTAREIRSLNKLPLGLKLRQVYQIIDTQKTSFFNVAFVEHSSGLVKGYVKVTATFSPQIKDGDLLPQDTINVNFDKRFLAIQKIVNIKTPIFEPVKVFNARNPQGRIPSLKVTYIDESMRIGRGGDGSLFILSKVNKIADS